GTTGAGATCCTTGAAGGCGTCGCCGATGAGACCGACCTCGTAGCCTATCCAGGTGGAGACCAGCGCCAGTCCCGCAACGGGTGCCGCGGTCGAGTCGTCTATGTAGGCGAGCATCTCACGGGAGACCCTCGTCCTGTCGGTGATGGGCCTCATGGTGTTGCCGACTATGATGGTGTTGGTGTAGTCGTCGAAGAATATGAGCACACCGAGGAGCCATCCCATCATCGCGGCGCCGCGGCTGCTGCGCACTTTGCTCGCCAGGGCGCGGCCTATTGCCATCGCTCCTCCCGACTTGTATATCAGTCCCACGCCCGCACCGATGAGGAAGTCGAAGAGCAGTATCTTGACGTTCCAGTCATCGATGGCGTTGCCTACTATCCAGTCGAGGGTCTGGGTGGTTCCCGTCACCGGGTTCCAGCCGGAGACCATCACACCTCCAATCCAGACACCAGCAAAGAGAGCCAGGATAACCCTCTTCGTCCATATCGCCAGGATAATAGCCACCAGCGGTGGCAGCAGAGACAGTATCCCGAAGTCCGACACGGTTTCACCTCCAACGGGTTTCAACCCCATAAATATCGGCAATATATAAATTTTCCTGGAATATTTTTGACATACTGTCAGCGTTTCGAAAATGCTGCTGAACTGCCATGCAGACCCATGATATTGTGTGGCCATTTCAGTGAACATTGCCGTTGCCCTGTATTATGACATACTTTCAAGTACATTAATGCGCACCACCACCATAAAAACCTTTCTCAAAAAAAGCTTCAGCGGAATACCACAAAGACCTTACAAAACGGTAGGGGTTCACTGGTTACTTGGAATAGTAATTGAAAGATGAAGAAAGATTCATAATGCGGGTGAACCAATGAGTTCCTTAAGCCTGAGAAAGTCCTTTCTGAGCTCCTCCCTTATGGGCGGCCTGTAAAGTGCGGCGGCCGGGTGATACATCGGCATTATGATTATCTTCCCGAAGAGAGTGTGGGTTTCGAAGGTTTTTCCGTGTATCTTGCTTATGGGTTCAGGGTCAAAGCCGAATTTCTCCAGGATGTACCTCATGGAGTGCCTGCCGAGCGGAACTATAACCCTGGGCCGGATGATGTCTATCTGTCTGTCGAGGTAGGGCGAACAGGCGTTGATTTCCTCCTCGGTCGGGTCACGGTTCTCCGGCGGGCGGCACTTGACTATGTTGGTTATGTAAACCTCATCCCTGGCGAGACCTATCTCAGCCAGGAGCTCGTCGAGAACCTTTCCTGCCCTTCCGACGAAGGGGAGGCCCTTCTGATCTTCCCAGTAACCCGGAGCCTCGCCAACGAACATGACCCTGGCACCATAGCTCCCGGAACCGGGAACGGCGTTGGTTCTAAGGCCCCCAAGCGGGCATTTCTGACAGGTTCTTATGCGCTCTTCAAGCTTCCTCATGAGTTCTTCCTTCCCCATGGGAGCACCTCATGAGAGCGTCTTCTGGGAGAGATAGGCTCTGAGGAACTCGACCCAGGCGGTGTAGTAGCCCTTCTCGTACTCGTCCCTGAACTCGTGCTCGAGTATCCCCTGGAAGTGCTCGAGGAGCTTCTCCGCCTTCTTCCTGTCGTGCTCGCTGATCAGCTGGACTATCAGGGAGTTTGGGTCGTTGTCCTTTATGGCGCTCATGAAGCCGTTTATGGCCTTTCCGTAGCCCCTGCCCCACTCGTCGGAGCCGGCCATCTTCTGAAGCTTCTCCAGGTGCCCCTTGGCCCTGGAAAAGTCCCTCTTTAGCAGAGCCCCCAGGAACATCTCCATCCTCATCTCTCTCGCCGGCATTCTACCACCTCCCCAAGGATAGTACGGCCGGCTTTTAATGGTTTCCTCGGATTGAACGGTTCCGTAGGCTACCCACATATGTCCCATACCTATGAAGGAAAATTTGCATATTTACGCAAAAGCTTTTATACCCGGTGATTGGAGAGATAAGCAGACATAGCGAAGTCAAACGAAGGGGTGAAACCCATGGCCGAAAGTGTTGGTGAAGTTCCCAGCGGCGAAAAAGAGTTCGCCGAATCAACCCGCAGAATAAGGGATATTATCGAATTCCCCGAGATAAATGAGGAAGAGTTTGAACGCATGCTCAAGAGCGCAAGCAGGGCCTACGGAGGGCCCCTGCCCCACAGGACTTACTCCATCTGTCCCGAAACCAGGAGGATCGTTCCCGCCCTCGTATGGGAAAGGGATGGAAAGGTCTGGATAACCAAACGCTGCCCGGAGGGCATGATAACCGATGTTTATTATGAAGACGTTGAGATGTACTACCGCTTCCAGAGGTGGAAGTACGACTTCAAGCTCATGAGCGTCAACGTTGAGAACACCGGCGCCAACTGCCCCTTCGACTGCGGTATGTGCGCCAGGCACCGCTCCCACACCAACCTGCTCAACATCGTGCTCACCAACCGCTGTAATTTAAGCTGCTGGTATTGCTTCTTTTATGCCAAGGAAGGCCAGCCGATTTACGAGCCGACCCTCGAGCAGATTAGAATGATGCTCCGCAACGCCAAGAAGCAGCACCCGGTCGGAGCCAACGCCGTCCAGCTCACCGGCGGCGAGCCGACCCTCAGGGATGACCTCATCGAGATAATCAAAATCGCCAAGGAGGAGGGCTACGACCACGTCCAGCTCAACACCGATGGAATAAAGCTCGCCTTCGAGCCGGAGCTGGTAAAGAAGATTCGCGAGGCGGGCGTTAATACCCTCTACATGAGCTACGACGGAATGACGCCCCAGACCAACTGGAAGAACCACTGGGAGGTTCCCCTCATCTTCGAGAACGTCAGGAAGGCCGGAGGGCCGGGAATAGTCCTCGTGCCCACCACCATAAGGAACGTGAACGACCACGAACTCGGGGCCATAATCAACTTCGGTCTGAACCACCTCGACATCGTCAGGGGTGTAAACTTCCAGCCGATTTCCCAGGTTGGAAGGGTCCCCAAGAAGGAGCGCCAGAGGTTCAGGATAACCATACCCGGCGCCATTAAGAGGATTGAGGAGCAGACCAACGGGGCAATAGCCATGGACGACTGGTACCCGATTCCAATAGCGGGACACATAGCGCGCTTCTTCGAGGCCTTCACCGGCTCCCGTTACTACATGACCAGCCACTACTGCTGTGGCGCCGCCACCTACGTCTTCCTCGACCGCGAGAACAAGCGCGTCGTCCCGATAAGCAGGTTCCTCGACGTCGAGGGCTTCGTCGAGTACCTCGAGACCAGGGCCGAGGAGATAGAGCAGTGGAAAACCATGGGCAGGTTCCAGAAGCTCAAGCTCGGGGCCGAGATCTTCATGAAGTTCCGCTCCTTCTACGATGACAGGTACGCGCCGAAAGGCATCAAAGTCCTCGACCTCATCAAGAACGCCTTCATGTACGGCAACTACGACGCCCTCGGAAAGTTCCACACCAACGCCCTCTTCCTCGGCATGATGCACTTCATGGACGAGTACAACTACGACGTCGAGCGCGTCGAGCGCTGCGTCATCCACTACGCCATGCCCGACGGCAGAACTGTGCCGTTCTGTACCTTCAACGTGATCCCTGAACTCTACCGCGACAAGGTGCAGTCCCAGTTCAGCTACACCTGGGAAGAGTGGAAGGCAATGCACCCGGACTGGGACTACCGCAGGGACAAATACATCAGGACGAAGGAGTTCGTTGAGAGGATGAAGAACAGCGAGCTCTACAGAAAGACATACATTGACATAGAGAACTACTTCGGCCCGAATACGAGGTGATTGCGATGAGCGGGAGGGTTTACAACAAGACCCTTATCAGGATGGACTTCAAGTTCGGCAGGATAACCCCCGAAGAGGCCCGCGCCAGACAGTACGAGCTCCTCAGGGACGGACGGGTATGGAGGGCGTTCATCAACGGCTACGCCAAGAACGGTTTCGTGGTCTTCGACGGGGAAACCCTCTCAAAGGAGGAGGTGCTTGAAAAGCTGAGGGGCTTCGAGCCGGAGGTAACCTCCATCGGGAGGCTTACCGTCGGGGAGCTCGTAGAGTCCAGCTACTCATGGAACAACGTCCTTTCAAAGGCGTGAGGTGCATTCTTCTATCTTTACTCTCCGCCTTTTTAAATCGTGAATGATAGATGGACCTCACCGCGTGAACTGC
Above is a genomic segment from Thermococcus sp. JdF3 containing:
- the udg gene encoding type-4 uracil-DNA glycosylase; this encodes MGKEELMRKLEERIRTCQKCPLGGLRTNAVPGSGSYGARVMFVGEAPGYWEDQKGLPFVGRAGKVLDELLAEIGLARDEVYITNIVKCRPPENRDPTEEEINACSPYLDRQIDIIRPRVIVPLGRHSMRYILEKFGFDPEPISKIHGKTFETHTLFGKIIIMPMYHPAAALYRPPIREELRKDFLRLKELIGSPAL
- the tes gene encoding tetraether lipid synthase Tes, giving the protein MAESVGEVPSGEKEFAESTRRIRDIIEFPEINEEEFERMLKSASRAYGGPLPHRTYSICPETRRIVPALVWERDGKVWITKRCPEGMITDVYYEDVEMYYRFQRWKYDFKLMSVNVENTGANCPFDCGMCARHRSHTNLLNIVLTNRCNLSCWYCFFYAKEGQPIYEPTLEQIRMMLRNAKKQHPVGANAVQLTGGEPTLRDDLIEIIKIAKEEGYDHVQLNTDGIKLAFEPELVKKIREAGVNTLYMSYDGMTPQTNWKNHWEVPLIFENVRKAGGPGIVLVPTTIRNVNDHELGAIINFGLNHLDIVRGVNFQPISQVGRVPKKERQRFRITIPGAIKRIEEQTNGAIAMDDWYPIPIAGHIARFFEAFTGSRYYMTSHYCCGAATYVFLDRENKRVVPISRFLDVEGFVEYLETRAEEIEQWKTMGRFQKLKLGAEIFMKFRSFYDDRYAPKGIKVLDLIKNAFMYGNYDALGKFHTNALFLGMMHFMDEYNYDVERVERCVIHYAMPDGRTVPFCTFNVIPELYRDKVQSQFSYTWEEWKAMHPDWDYRRDKYIRTKEFVERMKNSELYRKTYIDIENYFGPNTR
- a CDS encoding DUF3213 domain-containing protein — protein: MSGRVYNKTLIRMDFKFGRITPEEARARQYELLRDGRVWRAFINGYAKNGFVVFDGETLSKEEVLEKLRGFEPEVTSIGRLTVGELVESSYSWNNVLSKA